One genomic region from Mesorhizobium terrae encodes:
- a CDS encoding acyl-CoA carboxylase subunit beta, protein MKEVLKELERRREIARLGGGQARIDAQHAKGKLTARERIEIFLDEGSFEEFDMYVEHRSTDFGMEKSKVAGDGVVTGWGTVNGRPVYLFAKDFTVFGGSLSEAHAEKVMKVQDMALRNRAPIIGLYDAGGARIQEGVAALGGYAEIFQRNVLASGVIPQISLIMGPCAGGDVYSPAMTDFIFMVRDTSYMFVTGPDVVKTVTNETVTAEQLGGASVHTTKSSIADGAYDNDVEALLQMRRLVDLLPASNTAEIPEIECYQSVTDHDMSLDRLIPDNANKPYDIKELILKTVDEGDFFEIQASFAKNIVTGLGRVEGRTVGFIANQPMVLAGVLDSDASRKAARFVRFCDCFNIPLVTFVDVPGFLPGTAQEYGGLIKHGAKLLFAYAEATVPKVTVITRKAFGGAYDVMASKHLRGDMNYAWPTAQIAVMGAKGAVEIIYRKDIGDADKIAAHTKRYEDRFLSPFVAAERGYVDEVIMPHSTRRRVARALRMLRNKDLQNPWKKHDNIPL, encoded by the coding sequence ATGAAGGAAGTGCTGAAGGAACTCGAGCGTCGGCGCGAGATCGCCAGGCTTGGCGGCGGCCAGGCCCGCATCGACGCCCAGCACGCCAAGGGCAAGCTGACCGCGCGCGAGCGCATCGAGATCTTCCTCGACGAAGGTTCGTTCGAGGAGTTCGACATGTATGTCGAGCACCGCTCGACCGATTTCGGCATGGAGAAATCGAAGGTGGCCGGCGACGGCGTCGTCACCGGCTGGGGCACGGTCAACGGCCGCCCGGTCTATCTCTTCGCCAAGGATTTCACCGTGTTCGGCGGCTCGCTGTCGGAAGCCCATGCCGAGAAGGTGATGAAGGTACAGGATATGGCGCTGCGCAACCGCGCGCCGATCATCGGCCTCTACGACGCCGGCGGCGCCCGCATCCAGGAAGGCGTGGCCGCTCTCGGCGGTTATGCCGAAATCTTCCAGCGCAACGTCTTGGCCTCCGGCGTCATCCCGCAGATTTCGCTGATCATGGGCCCCTGCGCCGGCGGCGACGTCTATTCGCCGGCAATGACCGACTTCATCTTCATGGTGCGCGACACCTCCTACATGTTCGTCACCGGACCGGACGTGGTGAAGACGGTGACCAACGAGACGGTGACGGCCGAACAGCTCGGCGGCGCCTCCGTGCACACGACGAAATCGTCGATCGCCGACGGCGCCTATGACAATGACGTCGAGGCGCTGCTGCAGATGCGGCGGCTGGTTGACCTCTTGCCGGCCTCCAACACCGCCGAGATCCCCGAGATCGAATGCTACCAGTCGGTGACCGACCACGACATGTCGCTCGACCGCCTGATTCCCGACAACGCCAACAAGCCCTACGACATCAAGGAACTGATCCTGAAGACGGTGGACGAAGGCGACTTCTTCGAAATCCAGGCCTCCTTCGCCAAGAACATCGTCACCGGCCTCGGCCGCGTCGAGGGCCGCACGGTGGGTTTCATCGCCAACCAGCCGATGGTGCTGGCCGGCGTTCTGGATTCGGACGCAAGCCGCAAGGCGGCGCGTTTCGTGCGCTTCTGCGACTGTTTCAACATCCCCCTCGTCACCTTCGTTGACGTACCGGGTTTCCTGCCGGGCACCGCGCAGGAATATGGCGGACTGATCAAGCATGGCGCCAAGCTTCTGTTCGCCTATGCCGAGGCGACCGTGCCGAAGGTGACCGTGATCACCCGCAAGGCCTTTGGCGGCGCCTATGACGTCATGGCCTCGAAACATCTGCGCGGCGACATGAACTACGCCTGGCCGACGGCGCAGATCGCGGTGATGGGCGCCAAGGGCGCGGTTGAGATCATCTACCGCAAGGATATCGGCGACGCCGACAAGATCGCCGCCCACACCAAGCGCTACGAGGATCGTTTCCTGTCGCCTTTCGTGGCGGCGGAGCGCGGTTATGTCGACGAGGTGATCATGCCGCATTCGACGCGCCGGCGTGTGGCGCGCGCGCTCAGGATGCTGCGCAACAAGGACCTCCAGAACCCCTGGAAGAAGCACGACAACATTCCGCTCTAG